One Elgaria multicarinata webbii isolate HBS135686 ecotype San Diego chromosome 6, rElgMul1.1.pri, whole genome shotgun sequence DNA segment encodes these proteins:
- the PALM2AKAP2 gene encoding PALM2-AKAP2 fusion protein isoform X2, whose amino-acid sequence MDAEKSSRLYEDDIRLRKERDRYCANFLEPASVRATKEEKMEIEALVSEHKNITVGTSTHAADNQTHLLSPAASHNGLKDRHETLDSEVAKEIRYLDEVLEANCCDSATDIPFNGMTSSSPEPTASIVVDGSGPSIHITNDSTALNESDIIVVGGQAPPVVEHGEISVVSGKLKPNGHSMDVLQGEHCENLKVPVSPCSSTSSRSSKDGEIPLATIKKEAKFELRAFQEDKKPSKLFDEEDPRENYRVRKVRPSEEMIELEKERRELIRSQAVKKNPGIAAKWWNPPQEKTLEEQLDEEHLESHKKYKERKEKQQQQPATPVKHVSYSFDPPDPASIKKVDIVTEQIDFSAARKQFQLMENSGQPNNTTAPKRSGNPKMFTIQPFYKPIGPSQMDRRSVSVTKPVSIQVGNNDITIVKAEKVSCISDDNSIQTISSDPMRVSPCSESAKPRQAAKIWSDDSEFTSVKAVFTLVRDDEQGLLDQFSRSVNVSSPPEELDSGLDELSVRSQDTTVLETLSNDFSMDNISDSGASNETMNALQENSLTDFSLPQTPQADTPSEGRGEGVSKSLSDHGFYSPSSLDCMLIDDQLEYQAGLLVQNAIQQAIAEQADKVSSKQAKDTTEQKTCQVKEQEKMDKMPSSEKQHNSTFQPPQVSSPVQEKRDTAPKMSAVQDSALRERQVPLPSVLAHTPQPITVEEPKPEVSYFSKYSEAAELRSTASILAMQEAEVTVGPFRLRSKKQRTLSMIEEEIRAAQEREEELKRQRQGIQLTRSPVARSAPPLPTRTVTCRTAPGKIEKIKPPPSPTAEGPPSHSDSASDESGGSQRPKNLMQTLLEDYESHKTKRRERMDESSYTCKLLSNKVTSEVLEATRVNRRKSALALRWEAGIYANREENE is encoded by the exons AAATCTTCTAGACTCTATGAGGATGACATCAGGTTGAGAAAAGAGAGAGACCGATACTGTGCCAATTTCCTGGAGCCTGCTAGTGTTCGTGCaacaaaggaagagaaaatggaaATTGAAGCCCTTGTCtcagaacataaaaacatcaCAGTAGGAACTTCGACGCATGCAGCAGACAATCAAACTCACTTACTTTCCCCTGCTGCCAGTCACAATGGACTTAAAGACAGACACGAAACCTTGGACAGTGAGGTTGCTAAAGAGATCAGATATCTTGATGAGGTGCTAGAAGCAAACTGTTGTGATTCTGCTACCGATATCCCCTTTAATGGGATGACTTCTTCCTCCCCTGAGCCAACAGCATCTATTGTTGTGGATGGCTCTGGTCCATCTATTCACATCACTAATGATTCCACAGCACTCAATGAAAGTGACATCATTGTAGTTGGTGGGCAAGCACCTCCAGTGGTTGAACATGGTGAAATAAGTGTGGTATCTGGGAAGCTAAAACCAAATGGCCATTCCATGGATGTACTGCAAGGGGAACACTGTGAGAATCTGAAAGTGCCAGTGAGTCCATGCTCTTCCACAAGCTCAAGGTCTTCCAAAGATGGAGAAATACCATTAGCCACCATTAAGAAAGAAGCTAAGTTTGAGCTTAGAGCATTTCAGGAAGACAAAAAGCCATCCAAGCTCTTTGACGAGGAGGACCCAAGAGAGAATTACAGAGTGCGTAAAGTGAGACCCTCTGAGGAAATGATTGAGCTGGAAAAAGAGAGGCGGGAGCTCATCCGAAGCCAGGCTGTCAAGAAGAATCCAGGCATAGCAGCAAAATGGTGGAACCCACCGCAGGAGAAAACACTGGAGGAGCAGCTAGATGAGGAACATTTGGAGTCTCACAAAAAATATAAAGAACgcaaagagaagcagcagcagcaaccagcaACGCCTGTGAAACACGTCTCCTATTCCTTTGACCCTCCTGATCCAGCTAGCATTAAAAAGGTTGACATTGTCACAGAGCAAATAGATTTTTCAGCTGCACGGAAACAGTTTCAGTTAATGGAAAATTCAGGTCAACCGAACAACACAACTGCACCCAAGAGATCAGGGAACCCCAAAATGTTCACTATCCAACCCTTCTACAAACCAATAGGCCCATCCCAAATGGACCGGCGATCGGTCTCAGTTACAAAACCTGTGTCTATACAGGTTGGCAATAATGATATAACTATTGTAAAAGCTGAGAAGGTCTCTTGCATCTCAGATGACAACAGTATTCAGACCATCTCTAGTGACCCAATGCGAGTGTCTCCTTGCAGTGAATCCGCTAAGCCTCGCCAGGCTGCAAAGATATGGTCAGATGATAGTGAATTCACAAGTGTGAAGGCAGTCTTTAcattggtgagggatgatgagcaGGGCTTATTAGATCAGTTCTCCAGGTCAGTCAATGTGTCTTCCCCTCCAGAGGAACTGGACTCTGGTTTGGATGAATTGTCTGTGAGATCTCAGGACACTACAGTTTTAGAAACACTTTCCAATGACTTCAGCATGGACAATATCAGTGACAGTGGTGCCTCCAACGAGACAATGAATGCCCTTCAAGAAAATTCACTTACTGACTTCTCTTTGCCCCAGACCCCTCAAGCTGACACGCCTTCTGAAGGTCGGGGAGAGGGTGTTTCAAAGTCTCTTAGCGATCATGGCTTTTATTCTCCTTCTTCACTTGACTGTATGCTCattgatgaccagctggaatacCAGGCTGGTCTGTTGGTTCAGAATGCCATTCAGCAAGCCATAGCTGAGCAGGCTGACAAAGTAAGTTCCAAACAAGCAAAGGACACTACAGAGCAAAAGACCTGTCAGGTCAAGGAGCAGGAGAAGATGGACAAGATGCCCTCTTCTGAGAAACAGCACAATTCAACGTTTCAGCCACCTCAGGTGTCATCTCCTGTGCAAGAGAAACGGGATACAGCACCAAAGATGTCTGCAGTTCAAGACTCTGCACTCAGGGAAAGGCAGGTCCCGCTGCCCTCTGTCCTTGCGCACACACCCCAACCAATCACTGTGGAGGAACCCAAGCCAGAAGTCAGCTATTTCAGCAAGTATTCAGAAGCAGCTGAGCTCAGGAGCACAGCTTCCATTCTGGCTATGCAAGAAGCAGAGGTGACAGTAGGGCCTTTCAGGCTAAGGTCAAAAAAGCAGAGGACTTTGTCCATGATAGAAGAAGAGATCCGCGCAGCCCAAGAAAGGGAGGAAGAGCTGAAAAGACAAAGGCAGGGTATACAGCTGACCCGGAGCCCTGTTGCAAGGAGTGCACCTCCGCTACCCACCAGAACTGTGACTTGCAGAACCGCACCAG GTAAAATAGAGAAGATCAAGCCACCTCCATCCCCAACCGCTGAAGGCCCCCCCTCGCATTCCGACTCCGCATCAGATGAATCTGGAGGATCCCAAAGGCCCAAGAACCTGATGCAGACTCTTTTGGAAGATTACGAAAGTCACAAAACCAAGAGGCGGGAGAGGATGGATGAGAGCAGC TACACCTGTAAATTACTGTCTAACAAGGTTACTTCTGAG GTCCTTGAGGCTACTAGAGTCAACCGCAGGAAGAGTGCCCTAGCCCTGCGGTGGGAAGCTGGCATTTATGCTAACCGGGAAGAAAATGAATAG